CGGGGCGTCCTTGGCGAAAATGTCGTGATGGGCAAGGAAGCACACGCCGGGTTTGACCACGCGCGATAGCCCGACATACATCTTGCGGCCATAGAGATTTTCCAGATGCGCCCCCGCCGGCCAGGACTCATCGAGCATGCAGCGCAGGGTGTCGACAGGCGAGGAGTAGGGCGCACAACGGCTGCGCAACTCGGCAATGTTGCTGGTGGCGCGCTCGAAATAGTCTTCGATCAGCAGTGGCTGGTTTTCCGCTTCGTAAAACGCCATGCCGATACGACCGATGCTCGGTGCGTTGATGTAGCCTTCAAAGCCGGGGGCGAGGATCTTGTCGCCGATCTGGATCGCCAGTGGCCGAGGCAACAAGCCTCTGACGCGGATGGCGAGGACTTCTTCGTTGGCCAGTTTTTGTATGCACGTCTCATCGAGACGCTCGACGTCAAGCATCATGTCTTAGGTCCATCTATCAGATAGTCAACAGAGCCCGCGAACGCAGGCTCCTCCGGCGTCAGGCGATGACGGGGTCGACATCGCCCAAAAGCTCAATCCACGTGGTAGTGGACTGACAGCGTTCCCTTTTTCTGCGAAAGGGAAGCGATCGTGACCTTGCCCAAATCCTTCAGGCTACGTACATGGGTGCCGCCGCAGCCGTAGGCGGGCAGCTCACCGAAACCGATTTCACGGGCGCCTTCGCGCAACGACGTCAAGCGTGGCAGATCATGGGCGATCCATTGCTTGATGCCGTGCTGAATCGTCTGGGCATCAACCTCCTGCGCGCCATCGCCCGGTTTGAATTGCACACGTCCTTCATCCGGCCAGTGATGAGCCTTGATCGGCATCCAGCCCATGGCCTGGACGAAGTGACCGATCAGGTGCCCCGCCGAATGCATGCGCGTATTGAACTGGCGGCGTTGCTCGTCGACCCGAATCTGGATCATGCCGAGTTTTACCGGGTGGTCGACGAAATGGATGATCCGCTCCGTTTCCTGCACCACGCGCAGCACCTGGCTTTCGCCGATCCAGCCGGTATCACAGGGTTGCCCGCCGCCCTGAGGGTGAAACAGAGTGGCGCGCAGCACCACGGCGAACTCGTTCTCATAGGGCGTGCAATCCAGGACTTCCACGTTGGCCCTGAGGTCATCACTATGGAAAAAGAGGCGAAGCGTCATATTCCATGCCCTTATTAAAGTTTCTATTTTTATTATATGAACCGTGGAATTGCGTGATAATCCGTTCAACCATCAAAGGACTGTTGCGCTGTGAGCATAAATCTTCCCC
The Pseudomonas sp. GR 6-02 genome window above contains:
- a CDS encoding 2OG-Fe(II) oxygenase translates to MMLDVERLDETCIQKLANEEVLAIRVRGLLPRPLAIQIGDKILAPGFEGYINAPSIGRIGMAFYEAENQPLLIEDYFERATSNIAELRSRCAPYSSPVDTLRCMLDESWPAGAHLENLYGRKMYVGLSRVVKPGVCFLAHHDIFAKDAPDSFQARSLEAQFACNVYLNMPTEGGALQMWDHDISPDQFDEMRGDSYGIDPALLGPPTLEIRPEPGDFIMFNSRRMHSVTPGVDDPRLSLSFFVGYRGNASPLTFWS